The Hyphomicrobium sp. 99 genome contains the following window.
CGGCGGAGCGCGTCTTCGTAATCCCTCTTGGCGGCCTTCACCTTGCTGCGAATATCGTCTTCGGCGAAGTGAGCTTCTTCCCATTTGTCGACATCAGCGATCGTCTGATTGACCGACACGAGTGCTTCTTCCCGCCTGATTGCAGCAATCCATTGCTCGACGGCGTCTTTGTACGCGCTCTGCAGTTGTTCGAGTTCAGAAACGTTGTCGTCCATGAGTCACCTTTCCGGGAACCACGACGGCTCTTTAGCTCGGTGACATGAACAGCCGAAGACAATCGACCGGCTCACATTCGATGTGAACAGCCCAGGTTACTCTGCCGCTTAAACCGCAATTCTTCTATTAAATCGGACGGTTACGGCTAGCGTTGCATCAGGGACACAGAACGTGAAATCAGATCACTGAATAAGATTCAAAAATAGCATCGCATACGGATTATTAATACTCTCCCGCTGCGTTTTGCGTTCAGTTTAGTGAGTGGTGGGGTAGTAATGTTGCGTAAAATTGCCGGCGTAGCGGCATGCGTGTCCGCTTTTCTATACGTTCAAGGAGCTTCCGCTCAGGAGTACCGCGGAAGTCTAAAAGATGGTCCAGCGATCGCTGAAGGCTACAACTGGTCCGGCTTCTACGCTGGCGCGCACGTCGGCGGTGCTTGGGGCGACGCAGACGTGAAGGACAACGCCAAAGATGGCGTCAACCCGGGACCCTTTTCCTATACGCCGTCAGGAGCCTTTGGCGGCGGCACCGCGGGCTACAATTTGCAACGTGAGAGACTCGTTTTCGGTATCGAAGCCGATCTCGGGTACTTAAACCTCACAGGGTCCGGGATCATCGGCTCGTCACACGCAAGTCAGCATCAGGACTTGACGCTCGATGGCGGTGTCTATGGTGATATCACTGCTCGCGCTGGCGTTTTGATAACGCCAACCACCCTCGTCTATGGCAAGGGAGGCTTTGCATTCTATGACGGCGAAGCCACCCAGGCGACGACCAACCCGAACTACGCACCGACTGGCACCGATACCTTCACCGGCTGGGTTGTCGGCGGCGGCATAGAGCATTTCATTACGCAGAGCTTGAGCGTGAAAGTCGAATATCTGCACTTCGATTTCGGTACTCAGGAGGGTTACCAGACTTCGCTCGTTGCCGACCCCCCAACACCGGCGGGATACAAGTTTCGCAACTGGACCGACCTGACGGCAGAGTCTGTAAAAGTCGGACTGGCCTACCACTTCTAGGTTCGTGTTCGTCCGTTGAAGAACATCAAGGGCCGGCGTTCTAGCGTCGGCCTTTGCATTGTCCCAAAACTGCGCAAAGCCCGGCCTACTCGGTTCAAAATCCTATAATTTCCGCAATTAAAACAGTGTTGCCTTGGCAACTACGTTAAGCACCCAAGAAGAACATTTTTGGAACAAACGCTGGACAAAGCCCGTGAGTCGTGGCATGTTCTTCCTATGTTCACGGGCGCCCTAAAAGAGGCGCCTCCCCGGGTCAGAGTAGCGTGTTAGACCCTCCCCGCAACACTAGGAGAGCCCCCATGCGCACCTACCTCATCTCTTACGATCTCGCTCACCCGAACCGCAATCAGCACGTTCTTGCGCAGGTCATTATGGGCCTCGGTGACAAGTGGGCTCGCCCGCTCTCCAACACCTGGTACGTGACGTCGGACCGCGAAGAGTTCGAACTCGAGACTGAGCTGCGCGAGCTTCTCGCTGAAGAGGATGGTCTTCTGATCCAGGCGACGAAGCGCGACGCGGTTATGACCAACACATCGCTCCGTTGGTTTCGTCAGCGCCGCCCAGGTCTCGACCTCGCACCCGATGGCAACGTGATCGCATTCCCGCTTCCGGCAATTGCCGCAGCCGAGCCCATGGAGCCCGAGCTGCCGTTCGCCAGGGCGGGTTGATCGGAACGCGAACAAGCGAATTCCGGTCTTTGGGCGGGGCGGGCCTTCTCCCCCCTCGCCGTTCCCAAACGGGGTTCGTCCCGTCCAAAGCCCGAAGCTGGAAGCCCGGGGATCATGCGCTAAGAGCCCCCTCGCAGGTCATGATCCCCGGCTCCCTTTAAATCTTAGACCGCTCTGCACATTTCACTGTTTGTAGCCTCGTTGCGTTCCTGCGTTTCCGCTTCTGAGCCCCCCGCACCGGAATGCTTCCCCCATGAAAACCTTCCTTCTCCATCACACCCCGAAATCCGCCAACCAGGACACCTGGACGGTGACGTTCTCGCTCCCCTACATCGCAACCGAATACGCGCCCGCTGGCAACGGTGTCTGGTACGTCCGGACGTGGCTCGGAGCCGATCAGATCAAGCGGCGCCTCGCGATTCTCTTCGATCATCCCGACGAACTTGGCGTGCACGAACTCGGCCGCGCCGATCGAGCGGCAACAGACCGGCTGAACTGGCTGCAGGGCCGTCTCGAAGACGACGACGAGCAGGACGGATCCTGGCACATGCCGCGCAGCGTCTGGAACGTGTTGCAGTCTGCCGTCGGCACACTGGCGCGCTGAAAAGCCCGCCAGTTGTCATCCAGGCCGAAGCGCAGCGCAGAGCCGCCGACCTCGAGTGCCATCCACCCCACCGTCATCCCGGCGAAGGCCGGGATCCAGGCAACCGTTCGCACATACGTTTCCTAGCGGTCCGCTCCGAACGGACAGCATCCACCCAACCTGTTGAAGCTTGTCTGGGTGCCGGCCTCCGCCGGCATGACGGAAATGGGTATGGGCCGCCGGAGAACTCGCCTCGGACGACAACGAGATCGAGAAAGGGATCGAGCGCGAAAGCTGGGCGCCAAAGGGCTTCTACGGCTTCCAGCCCAGAAAGTTCGCAATCAGCTTGAGGCCGAGCTTCTGGCTCTTCTCAGGATGAAATTGCGTGCCGGCGATATTGCCGTCGGCAACGAGCGCCGTAATCGCGCCGCCGTAGTCCGTCTCGGCGACCACGACGCGGCGCTCTTTGGGCACCATCGCGAAAGAATGCACGAAGTACGCGTGCCAGCCGTCAGGCCCCGTCGGAACCCCGTCGAGCAGCGCGTGCGGCGTGACGACGTTGAGCGTATTCCAGCCCATATGGGGAATTTTGAGCGTCGGGTCTTTAGGCTCGATGGCCCGAACCTCGCCCTTGATCCATCCGAGCCCCGGCGTCTCCACGAACTCGAGACCGCGCTCGCTCAACAGCTGCATGCCGACGCAGATGCCGAGAAACGGCCGCCCCTTTTGCCGGACGGCTTCTTCGAGCGCCGGGATCAGTCCCGGAACGCGTTCGAGCCCGGCCTTGCA
Protein-coding sequences here:
- a CDS encoding outer membrane protein; translation: MLRKIAGVAACVSAFLYVQGASAQEYRGSLKDGPAIAEGYNWSGFYAGAHVGGAWGDADVKDNAKDGVNPGPFSYTPSGAFGGGTAGYNLQRERLVFGIEADLGYLNLTGSGIIGSSHASQHQDLTLDGGVYGDITARAGVLITPTTLVYGKGGFAFYDGEATQATTNPNYAPTGTDTFTGWVVGGGIEHFITQSLSVKVEYLHFDFGTQEGYQTSLVADPPTPAGYKFRNWTDLTAESVKVGLAYHF
- the hisH gene encoding imidazole glycerol phosphate synthase subunit HisH encodes the protein MQNVVIIDYGSGNLHSAAKAFESAARDSANVSKIIVSPRPEDVLAADRIVLPGVGAYGDCKAGLERVPGLIPALEEAVRQKGRPFLGICVGMQLLSERGLEFVETPGLGWIKGEVRAIEPKDPTLKIPHMGWNTLNVVTPHALLDGVPTGPDGWHAYFVHSFAMVPKERRVVVAETDYGGAITALVADGNIAGTQFHPEKSQKLGLKLIANFLGWKP